Proteins co-encoded in one Melanotaenia boesemani isolate fMelBoe1 chromosome 23, fMelBoe1.pri, whole genome shotgun sequence genomic window:
- the LOC121634373 gene encoding F-box only protein 15-like isoform X1 gives MAVGRGEFFRSFMKGLERVPAQTAPTWRQPDCGRGKPGVGKRFASLKREKYGEGWTTTRPKTKWGPALLTKPSLSPSYPGPKTDFSRINSKENFMERLPSEVLIKILSYLDVSSLFCIGHVSRLFRQLANDDILWQKIYLSEFGGWKPKSVNDVVVMDDPREVEKQSTGRWKMMYLRNMAEHGTKMWRKYLRDISPYTALPRQTERVLRNLNVSWELTLCNNWGQRSTLEQSRVYFFESSVIVRWNGGSFLKYHHISSIQLYGVRKEAPKSPEARKPRWRSLMLKVDTKTCPQSFIGNDGLIKAFLLPPGVIIGIWRGQNSVAFIMVSLHFHRLVEKSVLGSPTCPYAEPVDLLPAGDSDPELGLHGYSLHFVLHNTSTEIMSRYFGQLSSRIVQIERRLVELRVINRTNLSQHRSLSGSIKLPWKSEDLEGAIENCCIMTLTLLDEFQKPFWCVSSPVCITMTKKVLSRDYKGDHFLMEYQNPDGEVKMMLVWLKEQKQFFLFSLTVYVTVANVNKRFSREY, from the exons ATGGCGGTTGGAAGAGGTGAGTTTTTTCGGAGTTTTATGAAGGGTCTAGAGAGAGTGCCTGCTCAAACCGCTCCGACGTGGCGACAGCCGGATTGCGGCAGAGGAAAGCCGGGTGTAGGTAAAAGATTTGCTAGtctcaaaagagaaaaatatggaGAAGGTTGGACGACGACGCGACCAAAGACAAAATGGGGCCCGGCTCTACTGACTAAGCCCAG TTTATCCCCCAGCTACCCAGGACCAAAAACAGACTTTTCCAGAATAAATTCCAAAGAAAACTTCATGGAAAG GCTTCCGTCTGAGGTTCTGATCAAGATTCTGTCGTACCTGGACGTCTCCTCGCTCTTCTGCATCGGCCATGTCAGCAGACTCTTCCGCCAGCTCGCCAACGACGA CATCTTGTGGCAGAAGATTTATTTGTCCGAGTTTGGGGGGTGGAAGCCAAAGTCGGTGAACGATGTGGTGGTGATGGATGACCCGCGGGAGGTGGAGAAACAGTCAACGGGTCGCTGGAAGATGATGTACCTTAGAAACATGGCTGAACATGGCACGAAGATGTGGAGGAAATATCTGAGGGACATCAGCCCGTACACCGCCCTGCCCAGGCAGACGGAGAGGGTCCTCAG GAACCTGAATGTGAGCTGGGAGCTGACACTTTGCAACAACTGGGGCCAGAGGAGCACGTTGGAGCAGAGCCGTGTGTATTTCTTTGAGTCCTCTGTGATCGTCCGCTGGAACGGAGGCAGCTTCCTCAAATACCATCACATCAGCAGCATCCAGCTGTACGGAGTCAGGAAGGAGGCGCCGAAGAGCCCCGAAGCCAGGAA gcCCCGCTGGCGCTCTCTGATGTTAAAGGTCGACACAAAGACTTGCCCACAAAGCTTCATCGGTAACGACGGGCTGATTAAAGCATTCCTTCTGCCACCGGGCGTCATCATTGGCATCTGGAGG GGTCAGAACAGCGTGGCCTTCATCATGGTCAGTCTGCACTTCCACAGGTTGGTGGAGAAAAGTGTGCTGGGATCTCCGACCTG CCCGTACGCTGAGCCCGTGGACCTCCTCCCTGCGGGTGACTCGGACCCTGAGTTGGGTCTTCACGGCTACTCTTTGCACTTCGTCCTGCACAACACCAGCACTGAAATCATGTCGAGATACTTTGGCCAGCTGTCCAGCCGCATAG TTCAGATCGAGCGCAGACTTGTGGAGCTGAGGGTCATCAACCGGACCAACTTGTCGCAGCACAGGTCGCTCTCTGGAAGCATCAAGCTGCCCTGGAAGAGCGAGGATCTGGAAGGCGCCATAGAG AACTGCTGCATCATGACTCTGACTCTGCTGGACGAGTTCCAGAAACCCTTCTGGTGCGTCAGCTCGCCCGTTTGCATCACCATGACAAAGAAGGTGCTGTCCAGGGACTACAAGGGCGATCACTTTCTGATGGAGTACCAGAATCCCGACGGTGAGGTGAAGATGATGCTGGTCTGGCTGAAGGAACAGAAGCAGTTCTTCCTCTTCAGCCTCACCGTCTACGTGACTGTTGCTAACGTCAACAAGCGTTTCAGCAGAGAATACTGA
- the LOC121634357 gene encoding probable E3 ubiquitin-protein ligase TRIML1 isoform X2: MTDMAELSQELLKILQCLEQRYFDQFKWYLKEDGILPVDLELAERWKTVDLMMEKYKGPGALKITMKILEDIGRNDLVDRLRNYQEPKDKSEDSNAHHPVNGTCKVATIRDELERVQQFAVDVTLDPDTAHPDLVLSKDGKQVYDSNVAKDLPDSSKRFNNCGSVLGKEKFSSGIFYFEVLVTDKTRWTIGVARESINRKGDIFTSPRKGFWTIWLKNKVYEALDNPSVCLPMKSRLQKVGVCVNYKDGLVSFYNVDTADLLYSFTDCLFNGDLLPYFCTNNSKGTNSAPLIICPVINKKNKAELKRVQQFAVEVTLDPDTAHPNLILSDDSKRVHHGDVRMELPDSPDRFNQCVSVLGKQSFSSGIVYYEVQVEGKTEWTVGVATQSIFRKEGITVKPENGFWTITLRNGDEVEANDTPAVRLHPRAHPQKVGVFLDYDKGLVSFYSVDTADLLYSFTGCCFAEKLLPYFCPWVNDGGSNSAPIIITTVNQFD, from the exons ATGACTGACATGGCTGAACTTTCTCAGGAGCTCTTAAAGATTTTACAGTGTCTTGAACAACGTTACTTTGACCAATTCAAGTGGTATTTGAAGGAGGATGGCATCCTACCAGTTGACCTCGAGTTGGCAGAAAGGTGGAAGACAGTTGATCTGATGATGGAGAAATATAAAGGTCCTGGAGCTCTGAAGATAACCATGAAAATCCTTGAGGACATTGGCAGAAACGATCTGGTGGACCGTTTACGAAACTACCAAGAACCAAAAGATAAGTCAGA AGATTCCAATGCACATCATCCGGTGAACGGGACTTGTAAGGTTGCAACAATAAGAGACGAGCTTGAGAGAGTCCAGCAGTTTGCAGTGGATGTTACTCTGGATCCTGATACAGCTCATCCTGATCTGGTCCTGTCCAAAGATGGAAAACAAGTGTATGATAGCAACGTGGCCAAGGATCTCCCTGACAGCTCCAAGAGATTTAATAACTGTGGCAGTGTCTTAGGAAAGGAGAAGTTCTCATCAGGAATATTTTACTTTGAGGTTCTGGtaacagacaaaacaagatGGACTATAGGAGTGGCCAGAGAGTCCATTAACCGGAAGGGGGATATTTTTACGAGCCCCAGAAAAGGCTTCTGGACAATctggttaaaaaacaaagtgtaTGAAGCTCTTGATAACCCTTCAGTGTGTCTCCCTATGAAGTCACGTCTGCAGAAGGTGGGAGTTTGTGTGAATTATAAAGATGGTCTGGTCTCATTTTATAACGTGGATACTGCAGATCTTCTCTACTCCTTCACGGACTGTCTCTTTAATGGGGATCTCCTCCCATACTTCTGTACCAATAACAGTAAGGGAACAAACTCTGCCCCTCTGATCATTTGTCCTGTgattaacaagaaaaataaggCTGAACTGAAGAGAGTCCAGCAGTTTGCAGTTGAGGTGACTCTGGATCCTGATACAGCTCATCCTAATCTCATTCTGTCTGATGACAGTAAACGGGTTCACCATGGTGACGTGAGGATGGAACTCCCAGACAGCCCTGACAGATTTAATCAATGTGTCAGTGTTTTAGGAAAGCAGAGTTTCTCTTCAGGAATAGTCTACTACGAGGTTCAGGTTGAGGGGAAAACTGAGTGGACTGTAGGAGTCGCCACACAGTCCATCTTCAGAAAGGAGGGTATCACAGTAAAACCTGAAAATGGTTTCTGGACTATTACTTTAAGAAACGGAGATGAAGTCGAGGCCAACGATACCCCTGCAGTACGTCTGCATCCGAGGGCACATCCTCAGAAGGTGGGAGTGTTTCTGGATTATGATAAGGGCCTGGTCTCCTTTTATAGTGTCGATACAGCAGATCTTCTCTACTCCTTTACTGGCTGCTGCTTTGCTGAGAAACTCCTGCCGTACTTCTGTCCCTGGGTGAATGATGGTGGCTCGAACTCTGCCCCCATAATCATCACTACTGTCAATCAGTTTGATTAG
- the LOC121634373 gene encoding F-box only protein 15-like isoform X2 → MQRNVHRRPLSSHILMGDRFWCNGFNQHSDGGWKSLSPSYPGPKTDFSRINSKENFMERLPSEVLIKILSYLDVSSLFCIGHVSRLFRQLANDDILWQKIYLSEFGGWKPKSVNDVVVMDDPREVEKQSTGRWKMMYLRNMAEHGTKMWRKYLRDISPYTALPRQTERVLRNLNVSWELTLCNNWGQRSTLEQSRVYFFESSVIVRWNGGSFLKYHHISSIQLYGVRKEAPKSPEARKPRWRSLMLKVDTKTCPQSFIGNDGLIKAFLLPPGVIIGIWRGQNSVAFIMVSLHFHRLVEKSVLGSPTCPYAEPVDLLPAGDSDPELGLHGYSLHFVLHNTSTEIMSRYFGQLSSRIVQIERRLVELRVINRTNLSQHRSLSGSIKLPWKSEDLEGAIENCCIMTLTLLDEFQKPFWCVSSPVCITMTKKVLSRDYKGDHFLMEYQNPDGEVKMMLVWLKEQKQFFLFSLTVYVTVANVNKRFSREY, encoded by the exons atgcagagaaatgtacaccgTCGCCCCCTGTCGTCACATATTCTGATGGGtgacagattttggtgtaacggCTTCAATCAGCACAGCGATGGCGGTTGGAAGAG TTTATCCCCCAGCTACCCAGGACCAAAAACAGACTTTTCCAGAATAAATTCCAAAGAAAACTTCATGGAAAG GCTTCCGTCTGAGGTTCTGATCAAGATTCTGTCGTACCTGGACGTCTCCTCGCTCTTCTGCATCGGCCATGTCAGCAGACTCTTCCGCCAGCTCGCCAACGACGA CATCTTGTGGCAGAAGATTTATTTGTCCGAGTTTGGGGGGTGGAAGCCAAAGTCGGTGAACGATGTGGTGGTGATGGATGACCCGCGGGAGGTGGAGAAACAGTCAACGGGTCGCTGGAAGATGATGTACCTTAGAAACATGGCTGAACATGGCACGAAGATGTGGAGGAAATATCTGAGGGACATCAGCCCGTACACCGCCCTGCCCAGGCAGACGGAGAGGGTCCTCAG GAACCTGAATGTGAGCTGGGAGCTGACACTTTGCAACAACTGGGGCCAGAGGAGCACGTTGGAGCAGAGCCGTGTGTATTTCTTTGAGTCCTCTGTGATCGTCCGCTGGAACGGAGGCAGCTTCCTCAAATACCATCACATCAGCAGCATCCAGCTGTACGGAGTCAGGAAGGAGGCGCCGAAGAGCCCCGAAGCCAGGAA gcCCCGCTGGCGCTCTCTGATGTTAAAGGTCGACACAAAGACTTGCCCACAAAGCTTCATCGGTAACGACGGGCTGATTAAAGCATTCCTTCTGCCACCGGGCGTCATCATTGGCATCTGGAGG GGTCAGAACAGCGTGGCCTTCATCATGGTCAGTCTGCACTTCCACAGGTTGGTGGAGAAAAGTGTGCTGGGATCTCCGACCTG CCCGTACGCTGAGCCCGTGGACCTCCTCCCTGCGGGTGACTCGGACCCTGAGTTGGGTCTTCACGGCTACTCTTTGCACTTCGTCCTGCACAACACCAGCACTGAAATCATGTCGAGATACTTTGGCCAGCTGTCCAGCCGCATAG TTCAGATCGAGCGCAGACTTGTGGAGCTGAGGGTCATCAACCGGACCAACTTGTCGCAGCACAGGTCGCTCTCTGGAAGCATCAAGCTGCCCTGGAAGAGCGAGGATCTGGAAGGCGCCATAGAG AACTGCTGCATCATGACTCTGACTCTGCTGGACGAGTTCCAGAAACCCTTCTGGTGCGTCAGCTCGCCCGTTTGCATCACCATGACAAAGAAGGTGCTGTCCAGGGACTACAAGGGCGATCACTTTCTGATGGAGTACCAGAATCCCGACGGTGAGGTGAAGATGATGCTGGTCTGGCTGAAGGAACAGAAGCAGTTCTTCCTCTTCAGCCTCACCGTCTACGTGACTGTTGCTAACGTCAACAAGCGTTTCAGCAGAGAATACTGA
- the LOC121634357 gene encoding E3 ubiquitin-protein ligase TRIM68-like isoform X1 produces the protein MTDMAELSQELLKILQCLEQRYFDQFKWYLKEDGILPVDLELAERWKTVDLMMEKYKGPGALKITMKILEDIGRNDLVDRLRNYQEPKDKSEEDSNAHHPVNGTCKVATIRDELERVQQFAVDVTLDPDTAHPDLVLSKDGKQVYDSNVAKDLPDSSKRFNNCGSVLGKEKFSSGIFYFEVLVTDKTRWTIGVARESINRKGDIFTSPRKGFWTIWLKNKVYEALDNPSVCLPMKSRLQKVGVCVNYKDGLVSFYNVDTADLLYSFTDCLFNGDLLPYFCTNNSKGTNSAPLIICPVINKKNKAELKRVQQFAVEVTLDPDTAHPNLILSDDSKRVHHGDVRMELPDSPDRFNQCVSVLGKQSFSSGIVYYEVQVEGKTEWTVGVATQSIFRKEGITVKPENGFWTITLRNGDEVEANDTPAVRLHPRAHPQKVGVFLDYDKGLVSFYSVDTADLLYSFTGCCFAEKLLPYFCPWVNDGGSNSAPIIITTVNQFD, from the exons ATGACTGACATGGCTGAACTTTCTCAGGAGCTCTTAAAGATTTTACAGTGTCTTGAACAACGTTACTTTGACCAATTCAAGTGGTATTTGAAGGAGGATGGCATCCTACCAGTTGACCTCGAGTTGGCAGAAAGGTGGAAGACAGTTGATCTGATGATGGAGAAATATAAAGGTCCTGGAGCTCTGAAGATAACCATGAAAATCCTTGAGGACATTGGCAGAAACGATCTGGTGGACCGTTTACGAAACTACCAAGAACCAAAAGATAAGTCAGAAGAAG ATTCCAATGCACATCATCCGGTGAACGGGACTTGTAAGGTTGCAACAATAAGAGACGAGCTTGAGAGAGTCCAGCAGTTTGCAGTGGATGTTACTCTGGATCCTGATACAGCTCATCCTGATCTGGTCCTGTCCAAAGATGGAAAACAAGTGTATGATAGCAACGTGGCCAAGGATCTCCCTGACAGCTCCAAGAGATTTAATAACTGTGGCAGTGTCTTAGGAAAGGAGAAGTTCTCATCAGGAATATTTTACTTTGAGGTTCTGGtaacagacaaaacaagatGGACTATAGGAGTGGCCAGAGAGTCCATTAACCGGAAGGGGGATATTTTTACGAGCCCCAGAAAAGGCTTCTGGACAATctggttaaaaaacaaagtgtaTGAAGCTCTTGATAACCCTTCAGTGTGTCTCCCTATGAAGTCACGTCTGCAGAAGGTGGGAGTTTGTGTGAATTATAAAGATGGTCTGGTCTCATTTTATAACGTGGATACTGCAGATCTTCTCTACTCCTTCACGGACTGTCTCTTTAATGGGGATCTCCTCCCATACTTCTGTACCAATAACAGTAAGGGAACAAACTCTGCCCCTCTGATCATTTGTCCTGTgattaacaagaaaaataaggCTGAACTGAAGAGAGTCCAGCAGTTTGCAGTTGAGGTGACTCTGGATCCTGATACAGCTCATCCTAATCTCATTCTGTCTGATGACAGTAAACGGGTTCACCATGGTGACGTGAGGATGGAACTCCCAGACAGCCCTGACAGATTTAATCAATGTGTCAGTGTTTTAGGAAAGCAGAGTTTCTCTTCAGGAATAGTCTACTACGAGGTTCAGGTTGAGGGGAAAACTGAGTGGACTGTAGGAGTCGCCACACAGTCCATCTTCAGAAAGGAGGGTATCACAGTAAAACCTGAAAATGGTTTCTGGACTATTACTTTAAGAAACGGAGATGAAGTCGAGGCCAACGATACCCCTGCAGTACGTCTGCATCCGAGGGCACATCCTCAGAAGGTGGGAGTGTTTCTGGATTATGATAAGGGCCTGGTCTCCTTTTATAGTGTCGATACAGCAGATCTTCTCTACTCCTTTACTGGCTGCTGCTTTGCTGAGAAACTCCTGCCGTACTTCTGTCCCTGGGTGAATGATGGTGGCTCGAACTCTGCCCCCATAATCATCACTACTGTCAATCAGTTTGATTAG